The Desulfobulbus propionicus DSM 2032 DNA segment CCTCAACTGCGAGCGAGGTCTCCATCTTCTGGGCCATGAGGCTGAGCGCCTTATCCTGCATGGTTTCGGCATAGGCCAGGTAGAAGACCCGGACCGGCAGGTTCTGACCAATCCGCCAGCTACGGCGGCTGGCCTGCCTGAGGGTGAATACCGAATAGCCGCATTGGAAGAAAACGATGGTCGGGAAGTCGAGCAGATCCAGACCGGTCTTGACCAGGTTGGGGTTGCAGAGCAGACAGTCGTACTGGCCGGTCTCCAGATGATCCTTTAACCAGCTTTCCCGGTTTTCCGGTTTGACCGCCTGGCCCCGCAGCACCAAAGGAGCAAAACCATGGTGGTGCAGCTTGTCCACCAGGGTGGGCACCAGGTCGCGGGTACCGGTGTGTTCGAGAAAGACCGCCACCTTGCGGCCCTGTTTGCGTTCCGTGGTCAGGATCTCCAACAACCGCTTTTCCTTGGCCAGAAGGTTGATCTCCAGGGCCGGAGCCGAGGCGATCAGTTCCTCTACGCCACCGCGTTCGAGATAAACCCGTTCGCCGAAGCGGCAACCATCCGGATAGGCAAGCAAACTTTGCAGCATCTTGCCCAAGAGCCGCATGTCGCCGCAGGCGAGAGCCTTGCGGGTGGCAGCGACCAGGGTGTTGGAGAGATCGAAATAATGGGTTTGCAGTGTGTCATCCATCGGGGTGGTGACGATGATTTCTTCGTAGTCGGGCAGGGCCTGGCTGACATCGTTCAGCCGGACAAAGGCGGAACGCTCCAACAAGAGATCCGGAAGCAACAGGGGGGAAATCCCCGGTGCCTCCTTGACCCGGGCCTTACCAGTCTTGCGGCCAATGCTGGCCTGATTCCAGTCGGGGCCCAGATCATCGGCTTCGTAGGTGCGTTCCACCACCCCGTAGCGTTCGGCAAATCCGAGGGTGCGACCGTATTCAAAACCGGCTTGCACCATCTGCCGGGGAAACATCCGCCAGAGAAGGTAGAACAAATCGCGACTATAGCCGCCCATGAGGGTGACGGTCAGCGCCAGCACCTTACGGGAACGGGCGATCAGGCAGGACATGGCCTGGCCCTGGGCAGTGCCGCCTCCCTTGAGTTCATGGACCTCGTCAAGGATGACGAGGATCAAAGAAGCCCTTGGGAAGATAGCGTTTGATGAACTCAGCCTTGGCATAGCGCCGGTTGCGTCTACCGTCGGCCGACCACATCCGGGCCTGGCAATGTTCGCAGACCGGGGCCGGGTCATTCACATTCAAAAAGACCTGAGCACCGCAGTCCGGGCAGCAGGTTGCTCCTTGCCGGACCATGAAGCCGGGCTTGCGCTGGTAGTGCAGCTTGGCGCGCTCCTTGCCCAGCACCCAGATTTCGGTGCCCCGTGGTTTTGCAGGTTTTCGTTTATGATCGAGCAACAGGGTCATGTCTCGGCCGTTGAGGTTGATGCAGGTGCAGCCGGGAAGGGTTGCTTCCGCCTCCCGGATCCACTTGCGCACCAGATGACCGGGGCATTGAATGAGGATGCGCTTGGCCGGTTTGGGATCGAGCGCGGCCACGGCCAGGCTCATGATCGTCTTACCCGCTCCCATCTCGCCCACCAGGAAGGCACCTTTGCAGTCCTCCTTGTAGAGCGTCCGGGCAATGGGCAGGATGCCGCAGCGGATCTGAGCCTCAAACGGGGTGCGCTTGAGTTGGCCCAGTTGTTCGCGTGCCTGCGCATCCCACTGATCTTCACCCTTGGGCTGATAGATCGGGTGCATGGTGGTGATGACCTGGGACTTGAGTACCTCGCCCCATTGGTCGAGAAATTCGCTTAAAGGGATGTCCATCGTCTGTCCTCCATGGGGAAGACAAACGATCCCCGTCAGGGGACCGAATGCCTCCCCTGATCGGGTTGTGTTTGAGTTCGTTTAACCGAGATAGCCGAGCCGGATGCCTTCCAGAATCCGTTCCTCCAATGCCTCTTCCTGCCAACTGATCTTCCAGGCTTGCCGTAGGTGCGGATTGCCAAAGGAATAGAGCCGTTCTGGTTGTAGGACCTCGTCCCACAGCCAGTCGCGCCACTCAGGCTTCAGCGGCATGGTGGTGCTGTTGTCCAAACGGTGATGGGCCTGCTGCTTGACCGCTGCCATGTCCTCGCCAAAGACGATGACCGAGCAGGTGGTCTCGGTGTGCTGGGCCTTGCGTTCGAATTGTTCGGCGCTGATCAGTACCTTGTTGACCACATCGCCGATCTTCCGTGCCCGGATGGAGCGGATGGTGCCTGGAGTACGGCCCAACTCCAAGGGAGTGGGTTCGATCCCGGAGATGCGGCTGAAGCCGCCGTTGTAGAAGTGGGCCGAGGTGGCCTGGATCTGGGCCGGGCTGCCGACCAGACTGAGCAGGTAAGCCCGCGCCTGATCCGCCTCGATACTGGCGATGAGACCGTCACAGTAGGTGACAAAACCGTTGCTGCGGATGGTGAGATAGTCGTGCATGATGCCTCCTGAAAAAAGAGGGAGACATCCCCACCGGGGAAGACTCCCCCCATGGGTTGGTGTAATTGAAAATTTAAAAACCTCAGCGGATGATCAGCATTTCGGCCTTGGCCATGTCGATGGCCTTGACCGTGGGCTGGTACAGGTCACGGGTGGTGACCATGGTGTCGCCGCTGTTGTTTTCGGCGATGGAGTGTATTTTTTCCGTCTTGTGGACCACGCCCTTGATCACCAGCCGGTGGCCGGCCATCTCGATCTCGCCGTTCATATAACCGCCGGCAAGCATCAGGGCCAGATGGCCGTTTTTCAACGGCGCCAAAGGCCGGATGGAGTGGCACTGTCCGGGCGCCAGATCGTGGGTGAGCAGATCCGCCAACAGCCCGCTCTTGCGAACCAGGGGGATGGCTTCCCTCGGATCGATCCGGCTGCACCTGAAGGTGCAGGGATGTTTGGGAGCGGGGATAATCAGCCGCTCTGTACAGCTTGCCAACTGCGGAGCCGTGGCCAGAAAGATCTCCGGCGTCATGCCGGCGATGCAATTCAGCTCCTGCTCCATGTGGGCTGCCTTGGCCTTGGTCACCAGCGAGCGTTTCCGCCCGATCACCAAACACTGATGGAAGGTGTGGAACTCCTCTTCCGGAAAGGCGTAGACCTGAAGGCCCGAGAAATGCCGGGCCAGAACCGAGGCGCAGGCGACGAGCACTGTGTAGGGGACAACCAGCACCAGCCAGCCGTCCTTGTACAGGGTTTCCTGAAAGCGTCTAAGAAAGAGCACTTCCAGCCGCTGGGCCTGGGCTTCCGGCTCCAGACTGTAGTCATAGGGTGGATTGAGATAGAGAAGGCCAAAGGCTCCGGGCGAGATCCGCATTTCCACCAAGGCGTCGCCCCAGAGGAGATGGTGGATGCGTTGCCGTGCCTCAGTTGCCCGATCATGATCCAGTTCAATGCCGTAGGTGATGGCACCTGTTCCATCCGCCAGTGCGGCAAGGGTTTGTCCCTCGCCACAGCAGGGGTCGAGAATGCGGGCGTCCTCTTCGATATCAAGCAGTTCTTTGAGTTGGCCACGGATGCTCTCCGGTGTCGGATAAAAGCCTGCCTTGGCCTGTGAACCCAGTCGTGCCATGGTGTTCTCCTGTTTGGTTAGGGTATGCGTGCCTTTTCGATCTCGACCACGAAATGGATCTGCGCGGTCTGGCCGATCATGCAGGCATCCAGGCCCTCTAATCGGGCCAGGTGCAGCAGGTCGGTCAACAGATCGATGATGGCGGTTTCGAGGATATCCATGGGTTCGCCCTTGCTCAGGCACTATTGATCAAGCGCCTGCCGGGCGGATTCGGTACGTCGTGTCATGGTCATTCTCCCTGGTTGCGTTTAATCTCCAGTTGCTGCCAATCGGGGAAGAGGCTTTCCAGCATGGTGCGAGCCGCAGTGGCTGTACCGGTGGAAGTCGCCAGATCCCGCAGGGCAACAAACAGAACCGGGGCGGCCTGGAGCAGGCGAATGTTGCCGGCTTCATGCCGTGCCACCAGCAGACTGCGCCGGTCGCCTTCCTCTGTGGAGAGGTCATAGCCCTGGTCGCACCATGTCTGTTGCTCATGACGGACTTCACGGATGACATATCCGCCTTCGGTGTCCGGATGGGATGCAATGGTCCAGGGAAAAGGGGTGCAGAATGATGGTTCTGCATGTGGGTGTTCCTGTTGGTTGGGTAGGTAGTTCATGTGGTGCTCCTGATGATCAAAATGAGAGGGCCTGAACCCCACGGATGTGGAGTTCAGGCCTGGGGTGTTGTGTGGCTGCAATGCGTGGCAATCAGAACGGTACGTCGTCAGAGGGTGGTGGTTCCTGGCCGTCTTCCGGTGGAACCGGAATATCGGTTCGTTCACCGCCGCCCAGCATCTTCATCTCACGGGCAATGATTTCCGTGGTGAAGCGGGTGACACCTTCTGCGTCTTGCCATTTGCGGGTCTGTAAACGGCCCTCCAGGTAGACACGGGAGCCTTTCGAGAGGTACTCGGAGCAGATTTCGGCCAGGCGACCGAAGGCAACGATGCGATGCCATTCGGTCGATTCCTGCGCCTTACCTTCGTTATCCTTCCACCGTTCGGTGGTGGCGATGCGGAAGGTGGCCACTGCGACCTGGGTCTTGGTGTAACAGGTGTCAACGTCTGCGCCTAAATTGCCGATCAGCATGGTCTTGTTCAACATGAGGGTTCTCCTTGAAGAATGAGAGGGTAGCTCTCCCCACCATGGGAAGAGATTTGGGTGCGATTTGGGAAACCTGAGTTCAAGCGGCTTTCTTGACCTCCAGGAAGGCGTAGGAGCTGCTCTTCTGGAAATCATTGAGCGAGTGGCCGTAGCCTTGGAGGAACTGGTTGAGCTGGTCCGCATCCAGTGACTTCCTGGTGCGAACCGCCTTACGCAGCAGATGGCCGCAAGTCTTGAGCGGACCGCGTTGGGCCACGATGGCCAGCAGATTGCTCTTGCGGTAATTGACCTCGGCCTCCAGATCTTTTTGCTGGTGCTGTAATTCCAGGAGGACTTCGACACTCTCGGTCAGCTCGCGCACCTCTTCAGCCTCGAACTTGGGGCAGTCCAGGAGGAAGGGGCAGTAGCCGCAGAGCGGTCCTACCTCCATGGAGGGGGTAGCCAAATCACCTGCACTGTAGGCTTGGTATTGGTTCCAGATGGTAGCGGCCCGGTCGATCAGGCCGTGATAGATGGTGTCCTGGGGCGTGTAGCCGCCAAAGAGTCGCATTCCCTGATCACCGAAGTTGACTGCCAGGATGGCGCCTTTCTCCACGGTGTAGTCGGGGAAGCTGTCGGCCAGCAGTCCCATTTGCAGATAGAGTTGGGTCTCCCAAGCGCCGTAGGGGTGTTCCGGGATGTTCTCCGGTGCTTTCACCTCCAGGACCGCCATGGTCTTGCGCACTTCCGAGATGAAGACAAAATCGAGATGGGCCATGACCGGGACAGCGCCCGCATGACGAACCTCGGTTTGTCGCTGGAAGTTGCTGAAACCAGCGATCATGAAGGCAGCGGCAACCACTTCCTCGGCCATGTGACCGCGCCGCTGCCGCAGCAGGGTAACCAGGTCGGCCTCCGGGGCATGGAGTTTTCTGAGAATGGTTTTGCGTGGGCAGGCGCCGATGTCGGAAGCCCCGAGATAGGTACTCCGATCACCGAGTGTTGCCTCGGTCTGTTGGATGGCAAGCTGCTGGAGAGCGGCCTGCAGGGTGAGCATTAACTGATCTGACATGGTTGGATCCTCCTGAAAAAATGAGGGAGGATACACGGATTCCCGCCGAGGGAATGGTATCGCTCCCTCTGGGGCTGGGTGATGTTGTGGTGATTAAGCTGCTTGCTTCATCCAGGTTTTTCCGGTCTTATCCCATTGAAAGCCTGCGGCCTTGAGCAGTTCCTTCTTGTCGAAGAGATGGTCGCCGATGGCGATGATCACCCCTTGACGATGCTCGAAGCTGACGCCGGCGATCCTAGGCAGGGTTGCCGAGGGATCGCTTTGATTGGCAGGTGGTTCAGTGGGTTGGCTTCTGGATGCAGGTTTGGTTTTCGGTTGAGGGTTGGATTGCGTTGCGGGTGGCGAAGTTCGTTGCGTTCCCTGAAGGAAGACGTTCTTCAACAGGCCCTTGTAGGCATCGCTGCCGATGGACAACAGTGACATGCATTTCTGAATAGCATCGGTGATCGCCCCTTTCTGGGCATCGCCGACATTGCCTTTGACGATCTGCATCTGTCCCTTGTGCGAGCCCTTGCACATCCAGTCACCGTCGATTTTCACAAACAATCGAACTTCAGCGACCGCCTGGGTCTCAAAAATCTCCTCCTTGGTCAGTTCGTACCGCCAGTTCTCCGGACCGAGCACCTCATTGACGCTGTCAAAGACGTACTGCGGCCGAAAACCGTACTTGATCTGACCGATCACGTTACCGCCCTTGTCGGTCATCTTGATTTCCTGAATCGCCTCGATGCCGAATGTTCGCAAGCGTTCGTTGATCGACTGGATCTGTTCCTGCAATGGTGCCATGGTGTTGCCTCCTTATGAGTATGGGGGAGCAAGACGTCATGGCTCCGCCGGGAGCATGACGTAACAGCTCCCGATGGATGAGTGGGGTGGGGTATGTATTGAAAGAAACGATAGGATCAGTCATTCCGAGAACGCGCAAAGAGAATGCGGGTGCGAAAAGACAGGGAAAAAGCTATCGATTCAACGGAGAAAAGAGAATGAGGGGAACGAATCGAGCGATTCGTTTGCAGGGGGGCTTGCGCGACTCTTCCAGGTCAAAGAAAAACGTTCGCCTCTGCGATTAAACGTCTTTGGTCGAGGAAAGGCAGCGCTGCGTACTACTGGAGTTCAAGAACACGAAAATCGTGTTCAGCTAAGCCCTGGAAAGGGGTATCTCATTGGAAATGAGCCAAAATTTCTTATAAAAAACTTCTATACTCATAAATATTACTCCGGCGATTAAACAACTAAATCGTTCTGGTGAACAATACGATAACCATCGTAAAAACAGTAAATTAACCGGATGGGCTTTCAAATATTTCACTGTTTAGTCACCGGAGCAATAGCAAGACGAATATTTAGAAAAAGTTGAATATATGGACATTGGCACCAAACGATACAATGTCCACATATTCAGCCAGTTCCATCAAAACGCAAATTTGACGGCAGTGATCAAGGTGGTAGTTTTATCGGTATTTTCACCCCACAGGCCCTGCTGGACACCAACATTCACCCGTAACGTGTCGTTGATCGGCATGATCAGTCCGGCGGTCACCGCAAGCACTTGTGCATCGTTCTCGTCAGAAAGCGCATCGTGGCCATAATTCAGTTCCACCTCCGGTTGCAGCCAGGGCAGCATCTGATAGCCCAGCGCCAAGTCTGCGTTGAACGTACCCCTGGCATTTTCCCGCTTGCAGCCGATGGGCAGGACAAAACCGATATCGCCGTTGAGGGTCCATTTCCCCAAATCCTTGGTCGCGACCAGGGTCTGGTTGAAGCTCCAATATTCCTGACTGGTACCGATCTCGCTCTGATCCGAACTGTTGCCGGTCGGGAGGGTCATTCCGGCGATATAGGCGATCTCCAAGTGCTGCTCCTCGTTGCTATAAAAACGGTAGCGGCCGCTCACCTCCAGGTCGGTGAAGTCTTCGCCCCGAAAAGGACCGGTCAGCCCACCGTCGCCGTCGAAATCGTTGTCGTTGTCCTTGATCCAACTGTACCCCCCATTTATGTTGATATCGACGTTATCGACCACACCGGCGGTGAACGAGAGGCCGAGGTTGTGTTCCCGATAAAGCCCTCGGCCATGAGCATGGCCACCGGCATCCCAGAATCGCTCGGAGCGGGTTGTCGCAAAAGAGGGTTCCAGTTCGAAGTGACCTGGATCGACAGGCGAGGCGTCGGCGGTGTTGATCTTGCCGTGCTCAACACTGATTTCGTCAGCATCGGATTGTGCCGCCTGCACTGCTTGGGCAAACCCCAGCAGGCAGGCCAAGGCGACTGTGATTGTTGGTTGCGACATATTGACTCCTTGTTATCTTAGCGTATTTGTACAGAAGTGTTGATTCCGGCGCCTTGCTGGAACACAAATCTTTCATTGTTCATTATGGCCAACTAATTTTCTCCTTTTAGGCTTGTTAGATGCTATAAGTCTTATTACTGAAGAATATCATTAGACGGATGCGTCAGGAGAGACGTCTGGGCTTCAACACTGTCCATGGAGGCTTCGATGGCGGCATAGAGCAGGTCAACAGTCAGGTCATTGGGGTGTCTCTGGAGACGAGTTGCAAGATATATCAAATTTTCCAGAGTTTTTCCGGATAGCTCAAGGGTAATATGTGCTGTTTTCATTCTATGTTCCCCCTTGCACTCTCTTGCAAGATATGAGATTCTATCGACCGTCATGGTACAATGGCTCAGTTTTTTGCTAAAAGACCCTTGTCGTCCAGCTGCAAGCTACTACTTCCCCTGATAACTGATAGAATGGGTCCCTGGTAACTTTTTCCGGCCTTATATTGAAGTGGCGTTCTGTCGGCAAACGGAGCGCCCGGAGTGACATGGCAACCGGATACAATCCTTGGGCACGGAAAAAGTTACCGGGACTTCATTCGATTCGTAGCTCACTGTTTGTCCACAGTCATTAGGATTTACATTCAAACACGGCAATCAATTGCTGCACCGCCGCCACCGCCGGCAGGGAACCGCCTGCCACACTGCGCTCGATGTCCTTGATGATCCGGTTCACCCCCGGGTGCTTGGCAAAGAGCGAGCGCAGGTGGTCATCGACCATGTCGTGCACCCACTTGATGCTTTGCTCCCGACGATGCCGCTCAAACACGCCGGATTTGCTCGTAATCTCGCGGTATTTGCCGATCACCTTCCAGATTGCATCGATGCCCTCGTTGGCCATGGCCGAACAGGTGTAGGCGTGCGAGATCCAGCCCTCGGTGGAGGGTTGCAGGTAATGCAGGGCGCGTTCATATTCCGCCCGTGCCGTTTCGGCGATCAGCTTGTTCTTGCCGTCGGCCTTGTTGATCACCAGGGCGTCGGCCAGTTCCATGATGCCCTTCTTGATCCCTTGGAGTTCATCACCGGCTCCGGCCAGCATCAAGAGTAGAAAAAAATCGACCATGGAACGCACCGTGGTCTCGCTCTGGCCCACGCCCACGGTCTCGATCAGCACCACGTCAAAACCCGCCGCCTCGCAAACCAGCATGGTCTCGCGGGTCTTGCGCGCCACCCCGCCCAGGGTGGACCCGGCGGGCGAAGGGCGAATGAAGCAGCGCTCGTCCCGGCTCAACCGCTCCATGCGGGTCTTGTCGCCGAGGATCGAGCCGCCGGAGATGGAGCTGGACGGATCCACCGCCAGGACCGCCACCTTATGGCCCTGCTCGATCAGATGGCAGCCAAAGGTTTCGATAAAGGTGGACTTGCCCACCCCCGGCACGCCGGTGATGCCCACCCGGATGGAGTTGCCGGTGAACGGCAGGAGGATTTTCAGCACTTCCTGCGCTTTTTCGATATGCTGGGCCGCATTGGATTCCACCAGGGTGATGGCACGGCCCAGCACGGCCCTATCTCCCTGGCGCACACCGTCGGCGTATTCCTGGGCACTCAGTTGC contains these protein-coding regions:
- a CDS encoding DUF6094 domain-containing protein, producing the protein MHDRPDRADPFRGRDRKGTHTLTKQENTMARLGSQAKAGFYPTPESIRGQLKELLDIEEDARILDPCCGEGQTLAALADGTGAITYGIELDHDRATEARQRIHHLLWGDALVEMRISPGAFGLLYLNPPYDYSLEPEAQAQRLEVLFLRRFQETLYKDGWLVLVVPYTVLVACASVLARHFSGLQVYAFPEEEFHTFHQCLVIGRKRSLVTKAKAAHMEQELNCIAGMTPEIFLATAPQLASCTERLIIPAPKHPCTFRCSRIDPREAIPLVRKSGLLADLLTHDLAPGQCHSIRPLAPLKNGHLALMLAGGYMNGEIEMAGHRLVIKGVVHKTEKIHSIAENNSGDTMVTTRDLYQPTVKAIDMAKAEMLIIR
- a CDS encoding helicase-related protein → MILVILDEVHELKGGGTAQGQAMSCLIARSRKVLALTVTLMGGYSRDLFYLLWRMFPRQMVQAGFEYGRTLGFAERYGVVERTYEADDLGPDWNQASIGRKTGKARVKEAPGISPLLLPDLLLERSAFVRLNDVSQALPDYEEIIVTTPMDDTLQTHYFDLSNTLVAATRKALACGDMRLLGKMLQSLLAYPDGCRFGERVYLERGGVEELIASAPALEINLLAKEKRLLEILTTERKQGRKVAVFLEHTGTRDLVPTLVDKLHHHGFAPLVLRGQAVKPENRESWLKDHLETGQYDCLLCNPNLVKTGLDLLDFPTIVFFQCGYSVFTLRQASRRSWRIGQNLPVRVFYLAYAETMQDKALSLMAQKMETSLAVEGELSGQGLAALSESENSMLYELAKALTDQQPVEDVTTAWSRYRQLELASVLDLDETESVTTTEETRVTTTTTISSPDGQTALVRHELVIRGRVYLRGNTAVAYVDGNRFRPQAGVIYWQDRRIGSYDRQGHGEINHKPIRLYKPPHLGHFVLAEVRQAA
- a CDS encoding single-stranded DNA-binding protein, which encodes MLNKTMLIGNLGADVDTCYTKTQVAVATFRIATTERWKDNEGKAQESTEWHRIVAFGRLAEICSEYLSKGSRVYLEGRLQTRKWQDAEGVTRFTTEIIAREMKMLGGGERTDIPVPPEDGQEPPPSDDVPF
- a CDS encoding helicase, producing MDIPLSEFLDQWGEVLKSQVITTMHPIYQPKGEDQWDAQAREQLGQLKRTPFEAQIRCGILPIARTLYKEDCKGAFLVGEMGAGKTIMSLAVAALDPKPAKRILIQCPGHLVRKWIREAEATLPGCTCINLNGRDMTLLLDHKRKPAKPRGTEIWVLGKERAKLHYQRKPGFMVRQGATCCPDCGAQVFLNVNDPAPVCEHCQARMWSADGRRNRRYAKAEFIKRYLPKGFFDPRHP
- the meaB gene encoding methylmalonyl Co-A mutase-associated GTPase MeaB; this encodes MTLNTKMPEWAPEGNCEGFACRVMDGVEAGHDGISSYKGTEQVVKPAVRHRRPQLSAQEYADGVRQGDRAVLGRAITLVESNAAQHIEKAQEVLKILLPFTGNSIRVGITGVPGVGKSTFIETFGCHLIEQGHKVAVLAVDPSSSISGGSILGDKTRMERLSRDERCFIRPSPAGSTLGGVARKTRETMLVCEAAGFDVVLIETVGVGQSETTVRSMVDFFLLLMLAGAGDELQGIKKGIMELADALVINKADGKNKLIAETARAEYERALHYLQPSTEGWISHAYTCSAMANEGIDAIWKVIGKYREITSKSGVFERHRREQSIKWVHDMVDDHLRSLFAKHPGVNRIIKDIERSVAGGSLPAVAAVQQLIAVFECKS
- a CDS encoding transporter, with amino-acid sequence MSQPTITVALACLLGFAQAVQAAQSDADEISVEHGKINTADASPVDPGHFELEPSFATTRSERFWDAGGHAHGRGLYREHNLGLSFTAGVVDNVDININGGYSWIKDNDNDFDGDGGLTGPFRGEDFTDLEVSGRYRFYSNEEQHLEIAYIAGMTLPTGNSSDQSEIGTSQEYWSFNQTLVATKDLGKWTLNGDIGFVLPIGCKRENARGTFNADLALGYQMLPWLQPEVELNYGHDALSDENDAQVLAVTAGLIMPINDTLRVNVGVQQGLWGENTDKTTTLITAVKFAF